Proteins from one Neodiprion fabricii isolate iyNeoFabr1 chromosome 5, iyNeoFabr1.1, whole genome shotgun sequence genomic window:
- the LOC124182428 gene encoding luciferin 4-monooxygenase-like, translating into MPSCFSCLVPNPVRKTVANGDTNSIDIESKILRAPAPNFLVPPPRTSVGEYILRKFKASPDFVAQVDAVTGVEDTYGQMLDRSVKTAIWLRNKGIKAGEVVAICTHNHCDTVIPMYATLYCGGAVAPWDPMMNCKDLKYMNGMSQPRIVFCDVESACTVLVALRESNNDAEVVVFGEHSKCTSFRSVLDLHTDEDVENFKCSELEDDSQIALIVCSSGSSGLPKGVEHTHRTVLLQFGAVRLLNLENKTCAVFSSLYWISGLIGMFLCVAGNMKRVITPAFEEDFCSQLVEKYKINWVLMGSSILIRLIYSGCLEKYDMSSLEKISGGGGVITADAFGKLKAALPQTIVILGYGMTELGGAATIQDANSKPGSCGRPVYGIACKVINCSTGKILGPDEVGEICWQSPCIMKGYRNDPEATAEAIDKDKWLHSGDIGYYDSDGLIYVLDKLKEMIKYRGNQIAPAELESIIMKHPGVKECAVVGKPDKIDVEHPVAFVVKNRGAEVTEKDIVDLVASEVIERKRLKGGVRFIDKMPLTPSEKPKRTVLKEILKNEG; encoded by the exons ATGCCGTCGTGCTTCAGCTGCCTTGTTCCAAATCCGGTTCGCAAAACTGTGGCGAACGGTGATACGAATAGCATCGACATCGAGAGTAAGATACTGAGGGCCCCGGCTCCAAACTTTCTAGTCCCACCGCCGAGAACAAGTGTCGGAGAATACATCCTCCGGAAGTTCAAGGCATCTCCGGACTTCGTCGCACAG GTCGATGCTGTAACCGGTGTCGAGGATACTTACGGCCAGATGTTGGACCGCAGTGTCAAAACGGCGATCTGGCTAAGGAACAAGGGCATCAAGGCCGGTGAAGTTGTCGCAATCTGTACCCATAATCACTGCGATACTGTGATACCGATGTACGCTACTCTCTACTGCGGTGGAGCCGTCGCACCCTGGGATCCGATGATGAACTGCA AGGATCTCAAGTACATGAACGGGATGTCGCAACCAAGGATTGTATTCTGCGACGTGGAGTCCGCCTGCACGGTGCTCGTCGCTCTGAGGGAATCTAACAACGACGCTGAGGTCGTGGTATTCGGAGAGCATTCAAAGTGCACGTCCTTTCGCTCCGTGCTGGATCTCCACACGGATGAAGATGTGGAGAACTTCAAATGCTCGGAACTCGAAGACGATTCCCAAATCGCCCTGATCGTTTGCAGCAGCGGAAGCAGCGGGCTGCCGAAGGGGGTCGAGCACACGCACAGAACAGTCCTGCTCCAGTTCGGCGCGGTTAGGCTGCTCAATCTGGAGAACAAGACCTGCGCGGTGTTCTCGTCACTTTACTGGATATCCGGTTTGATCGGTATGTTCCTCTGCGTGGCAGGCAACATGAAGCGAGTGATAACACCCGCGTTTGAGGAGGACTTCTGCAGCCAGCTGGTAGAGAAGTACAAGATCAACTGGGTCCTAATGGGCTCGAGCATTCTCATTAGGTTGATATACTCCGGGTGCTTGGAGAAGTACGACATGTCTTCACTCGAGAAGATATCCGGCGGTGGTGGCGTCATTACTGCCGATGCCTTCGGGAAGCTCAAGGCCGCTCTGCCTCAGACTATCGTCATCCTGGGATATGGGATGACCGAACTCGGAGGAGCCGCCACCATCCAGGACGCCAATTCCAAGCCCGGATCCTGCGGACGTCCAGTTTACGGCATTGCCTGCAAGGTGATCAACTGCTCGACCGGAAAGATCCTAGGTCCGGATGAGGTCGGAGAAATCTGCTGGCAGAGTCCGTGCATCATGAAGGGCTACCGAAACGACCCGGAAGCGACCGCGGAAGCCATTGACAAGGACAAGTGGCTACACTCCGGGGATATCGGGTACTACGACAGCGACGGTCTGATCTACGTACTGGACAAGTTGAAGGAGATGATCAAGTACAGGGGGAACCAGATCGCCCCCGCTGAACTCGAAAGCATAATAATGAAGCACCCGGGAGTCAAGGAGTGCGCCGTCGTTGGTAAGCCGGataaaattgacgttgaacATCCCGTTGCCTTTGTCGTTAAAAATCGGGGTGCCGAGGTCACCGAGAAGGATATCGTCGATCTAGTCGCTTCCGAAGTCATCGAAAGGAAACGGCTGAAGGGCGGCGTCAGATTCATCGATAAAATGCCTCTGACTCCGAGCGAAAAACCGAAACGCACTGTTCTTAAGGAGATACTTAAGAACGAGGGGTAG